The Humulus lupulus chromosome 4, drHumLupu1.1, whole genome shotgun sequence genome has a window encoding:
- the LOC133832604 gene encoding protein ALP1-like: protein MDDSDEVFEILFGDTSSSSSKELIGQTVAERFQHSVETVCRQFGRVLDALRYLRNEVIRPLHFNTVQAEIQNNPKYFPWFKDCVGAIDGTHVSAVAPALKQLAYRGRKVDVTQNVMAACSFNMMFTYVYAGWEGIANDSRVLLDAIRKYDNFPMPSPGKYYVVDSGFPNMYGFLAPYRGERYHLRHFRGRGNHPRGALELFNYRHSSLRNVIERCFGLLKARFPILMSMPPYLLGKQHRIPIACCTIHNWIKMHSINNRMFEQYSVDATLVEDIEGTERQSNTTIENQQEGDEVGISEAPEINFSQAYMA from the exons ATGGATGATTCAGATGAGGTGTTTGAAATATTATTTGGTGATACTTCGTCTTCATCAAGCAAGGAATTAATTGGTCAA ACTGTGGCCGAAAGATTTCAACATTCGGTAGAAACTGTTTGTCGTCAGTTTGGCAGAGTGCTAGATGCATTGCGTTATTTACGAAATGAAGTAATAAGGCCTCTTCACTTTAACACTGTGCAAGCAGAAATTCAAAATAATCCGAAGTATTTCCCATGGTTTAag GATTGTGTTGGAGCAATTGATGGTACTCATGTAAGTGCAGTTGCACCAGCTCTAAAACAACTTGCATATAGAGGAAGAAAAGTAGATGTAACACAAAATGTAATGGCTGCATGCTCCTTTAATATGATGTTTACTTATGTCTACGCTGGATGGGAAGGAATAGCCAATGACTCTCGAGTGCTTCTTGATGCAATTAGAAAATATGATAACTTTCCTATGCCATCACCAG GTAAATACTACGTTGTTGATTCTGGCTTTCCAAATATGTATGGATTTCTAGCACCATATCGTGGTGAACGTTATCACTTACGTCACTTTAGAGGAAGAGGGAACCATCCTAGAGGTGCGTTGGAGTTATTCAATTATAGGCACTCATCATTGCGTAATGTGATTGAACGTTGTTTTGGACTTCTAAAAGCCAGGTTTCCAATTTTGATGTCAATGCCTCCATACTTGCTTGGAAAGCAACATCGAATACCAATAGCATGTTGTACTATCCACAACTGGATCAAAATGCATTCTATTAATAATAGAATGTTTGAACAATATTCAGTTGATGCCACACTTGTTGAAGATATTGAGGGAACTGAAAGGCAATCTAATACAACAATAGAAAACCAACAAGAAGGAGATGAAGTAGGAATTTCTGAAGCACCAGAGATTAATTTTAGTCAAGCGTATATGGCTTAG